One Peterkaempfera bronchialis DNA window includes the following coding sequences:
- a CDS encoding DUF2470 domain-containing protein, with protein sequence MPHPGEPSPSPCPAERARTLVEHASSAAVEIPGLDLLARPCPPFPLVRTVLPDGDVLLLAPADSPAARHAAHDRDGGLRALLEAVDVAPVAVRHRIRGRAWAGGLLRPVPADRLAGHARLLARRHPSVGTLGLEEAAASYSGRVAWRLLLLEVERVLVDDLWGTAQAGGEDFAAATPDPLAEYEADLLQHLAASHPDQLRLLGALVADRLPGSHPEVVPIALDRYGLRVRFLDEERFIDVRFDFDRAVEAPEQLRTAMHRILHRATL encoded by the coding sequence ATGCCGCACCCCGGAGAGCCGAGCCCGTCCCCCTGCCCCGCCGAACGTGCCCGCACCCTGGTCGAGCACGCCTCGTCGGCGGCCGTCGAGATCCCCGGGCTCGACCTGCTCGCCCGCCCCTGCCCGCCGTTCCCGCTCGTCCGCACGGTGCTGCCGGACGGCGATGTGCTGCTGCTGGCACCCGCCGACTCCCCCGCCGCCCGGCATGCGGCACACGACCGCGACGGCGGCCTGCGGGCGCTACTGGAGGCGGTGGACGTCGCCCCGGTGGCGGTGCGCCACCGCATCCGCGGCCGGGCCTGGGCCGGCGGACTGCTCCGCCCGGTACCCGCCGACCGGCTCGCCGGCCATGCGCGGCTGCTGGCCCGGCGGCACCCCTCCGTCGGCACGCTCGGCCTGGAGGAGGCCGCCGCGTCGTACAGCGGGCGGGTGGCATGGCGGCTGCTTCTGCTGGAGGTCGAGCGGGTGCTGGTCGACGACCTCTGGGGCACCGCCCAGGCAGGCGGCGAGGACTTCGCGGCGGCCACCCCCGACCCGCTGGCCGAGTACGAGGCGGACCTGCTCCAGCACCTCGCCGCCTCGCACCCCGACCAGCTGCGACTGCTGGGAGCCCTGGTGGCCGACCGGCTGCCCGGCTCGCACCCGGAGGTGGTGCCCATCGCGCTCGACCGCTACGGGCTGCGGGTGCGCTTCCTGGACGAGGAGCGGTTCATCGATGTGCGCTTCGACTTCGACCGGGCGGTGGAGGCACCCGAGCAGTTGCGCACCGCGATGCACCGGATTCTGCACCGCGCCACCCTCTAG
- the rpsD gene encoding 30S ribosomal protein S4, producing MNQARPKVRIARALGIPLTPKSVKYFEARPYPPGQHGRGRKQSSDYKVRLLEKQRLRAQYDLSETQLSRAFDRARKVEGKTGEALIVELERRLDALVLRSGIARTIYQARQMVVHGHIEVNGRKVNKPSFQVKPGYVVTVRDRSKEKHPFQVAREGGYAGEGQTPKYLEVNLKALAFRLDRDPQRREVPVICDEQLVVEYYSR from the coding sequence GTGAACCAGGCACGTCCCAAGGTCCGGATCGCCCGCGCGCTGGGTATCCCGCTGACCCCGAAGTCCGTCAAGTACTTCGAGGCCCGCCCCTACCCGCCGGGCCAGCACGGCCGTGGACGCAAGCAGAGCAGCGACTACAAGGTCCGTCTGCTCGAGAAGCAGCGCCTGCGCGCCCAGTACGACCTCAGCGAGACCCAGCTCTCCCGTGCCTTCGACCGCGCCCGCAAGGTCGAGGGCAAGACCGGTGAGGCGCTGATCGTCGAGCTGGAGCGCCGGCTGGACGCCCTGGTGCTGCGTTCCGGGATCGCCCGGACGATCTACCAGGCCCGCCAGATGGTCGTGCACGGCCACATCGAGGTCAACGGCCGCAAGGTCAACAAGCCCTCGTTCCAGGTGAAGCCCGGCTACGTCGTCACCGTGCGTGACCGCAGCAAGGAGAAGCACCCCTTCCAGGTGGCCCGTGAGGGTGGCTACGCCGGCGAGGGCCAGACCCCGAAGTACCTCGAGGTCAACCTCAAGGCCCTGGCCTTCCGCCTGGACCGCGACCCGCAGCGTCGTGAGGTCCCCGTGATCTGCGACGAGCAGCTGGTCGTCGAGTAC